One genomic window of Bactrocera dorsalis isolate Fly_Bdor chromosome 4, ASM2337382v1, whole genome shotgun sequence includes the following:
- the LOC105234191 gene encoding proton channel OtopLc isoform X9 has product MGGGEVKVATVDVESGDNMATLPVSRSHTTGSNDSAEKNNAANKEMELKNVMPQPLQRTSLFIVTSLVYAIILIVVCIAYVISDVTTHRLPVLYYETFFTYLYGVSILFLLYVFCFLLQESSCCNGGSKPKPPPKEKKSKKKVPDPADSKDAKGSKDSGKSGKPSPYQERYPVKKRDLVRQSLSLQDSQAEAEVAVTTKNVRKRKTTHSDPTHGSFFLRVGAIAFGLGGMIYIGLEFGSFFEIPFDSPCHHILIGVNPLLQMIFTFMQMYFIFMNARLNIHRFKVIARFGLMHVVATNICVWIRTLVKESLLEITLYHQRREPDPEASSIAKSIRQHALRHAGTVLRTHAGPNEEFEVLDGEDLLPANAYKTDNVLSKLVRKTVDGISKSLGMGAAAGANANAALTTLLTSTTKPLTSTTTTTTTTTTTQRPYFTTPSYQWQSTTMARKLKKFITSTTAATTTTLGTTPTTPSTTTMLASSPITTTTTTTTTTETPFRHHFEHSAFTTAAPSVATDYLTSSTHGAAADLASTTAESVSTNFGTGIASFFSNLVSSTPSTTVTTSTPSTTTENALNVMTNLLGPGMNNFQTYSEISHPESTGVVSFDSLESLDNIYPAALSSNIGTLNSTACGRVDIMGTIVYDSAPFLYPFIIEYSLIGAVVLYVMWKHIGRYPGRMNDEDLEHRLEVMLSRRAVAMAHQARSGRVDCVGSSKGLFFGLLLLVGALICLILFFVLVRHQQFSLLAIYLADASHCILMAFAVLAIIIGFIRVKNLKFRCEEQSNLNDILLRISAFGLFTYSIFGVIAGSLKALESEPNLLVMTTSAVAVFQVILQLLFIADVSRRRVHLPEHDRSKPGRQIVTFLLICNVAMFAIYTFEAQKVFANPVSSYVQLDFYGFVPWSIIQRVTLPLCIFHRFHSAVALAEIWKTTYKARLE; this is encoded by the exons ATGGGTGGCGGCGAAGTCAAAGTCGCTACTGTGGATGTGGAGAGCGGCGATAATATGGCCACACTTCCGGTGTCACGCTCGCACACAACCGGCAGCAATGACAGCGCCGAGAAGAATAATGCAGCCAACAAGGAAATGGAATTAAAGAACGTTATGCCGCAGCCATTGCAAAG GACATCGCTTTTCATCGTCACCAGTTTGGTGTATGCCATCATTTTGATTGTTGTCTGCATTGCCTATGTGATTAGCGATGTGACAACCCACCGTCTGCCCGTGCTCTACTATGAAACATTCTTTACGTACTTGTATGGCGTCAGCATACTCTTcctattgtatgtattttgctTCCTGCTGCAGG AGAGTTCCTGCTGTAATGGCGGCAGTAAACCGAAACCACCACCAAAGGAGAAAAAATCCAAGAAGAAAGTACCAGATCCAGCCGATTCGAAGGATGCGAAGGGTTCCAAGGATTCTGGCAAAAGCGGCAAACCGAGTCCATACCAG GAGCGCTATCCGGTTAAGAAACGTGATCTGGTGCGCCAGTCCTTGTCGCTACAG GATTCACAAGCTGAAGCCGAGGTCGCTGTCACCACAAAGAATGTACGCAAACGCAAGACAACACACAGTGATCCCACACACGGCAGCTTCTTCTTGCGTGTGGGCGCGATTG CCTTTGGTTTGGGCGGCATGATCTACATTGGACTGGAGTTTGGCTCTTTCTTCGAGATTCCTTTCGATTCACCGTGTCATCACATTTTGATTGGCGTAAATCCCTTGTTGCAGATGATATTCACCTTTATGCAGATGTACTTCATATTCATGAATGCCAGA CTCAATATCCATCGTTTCAAGGTGATTGCACGTTTTGGCCTCATGCATGTTGTGGCCACAAATATTTGCGTTTGGATACGTACGTTGGTCAAGGAATCACTACTCGAAATCACACTTTATCATCAACGTCGTGAACCCGATCCCGAAGCCTCGTCCATTGCCAAGTCCATACGTCAACACGCACTACGTCATGCTGGTACAGTTCTGCGCACCCACGCCGGTCCGAATGAGGAATTTGAGGTGCTGGACGGCGAGGATTTACTGCCCGCCAATGCCTACAAAACCGACAATGTACTCTCGAAATTGGTGCGCAAAACTGTTGATGGCATCTCCAAGTCGCTGGGCATGGGCGCTGCTGCCGGCGCTAATGCCAATGCAGCGCTCACCACGCTGCTCACATCCACCACCAAACCATTGACCtcaaccaccaccaccaccaccactaccACTACTACCCAACGTCCCTATTTCACCACACCATCGTATCAGTGGCAAAGCACTACTATGGCACGCAAGTTGAAGAAGTTTATCACGAGCACAACAGCTGCCACGACCACCACATTGGGCACAACGCCTACCACACCATCGACCACCACAATGCTGGCGAGCAGCCCTATTACCaccacgacaacaacaactacgacCACTGAGACACCCTTCCGACATCACTTTGAGCACTCGGCATTTACGACTGCTGCCCCAAGTGTCGCCACCGATTATCTGACGTCTTCTACACATGGCGCGGCAGCCGACTTAGCTTCAACCACCGCCGAATCGGTGTCCACCAATTTTGGTACGGGCATTGCTTCGTTCTTTAGTAATTTAGTTTCGTCCACGCCCAGCACCACGGTTACCACAAGCACACCCTCTACCACCACCGAGAATGCATTGAATGTAATGACTAATTTGTTGGGTCCTGGCATGAATAACTTCCAAACCTATTCGGAAATCTCGCACCCTGAATCGACTGGCGTTGTGAGCTTTGACAGTTTGGAGAGCCTCGATAATATCTATCCCGCCGCACTCTCCTCCAACATTGGCACATTGAATTCGACCGCTTGCGGACGTGTCGATATTATGGGTACTATTGTCTACGACTCAGCACCCTTCCTGTATCCCTTCATTATCGAATATTCGCTAATCGGTGCGGTTGTTTTGTATGTAATGTGGAAGCATATTGGCCGCTATCCGGGTCGCATGAACGATGAGGATTTGGAGCATCGTTTGGAAGTGATGTTGTCGCGTCGCGCTGTCGCAATGGCTCATCAGGCACGTTCGGGACGTGTCGATTGTGTGGGTTCGTCAAAAGGGTTATTCTTTggtctgttgttgttggtaggtGCTTTGATTTGCCTGATACTCTTCTTCGTCTTGGTGCGTCATCAGCAGTTCTCGCTGCTAGCAATTTACCTTGCCGACGCAAGTCATTGCATACTCATGGCCTTCGCCGTGCTCGCCATAATCATCGGTTTTATAAG AGTTAAAAATCTGAAATTCCGCTGCGAAGAGCAATCCAATCTCAATGACATTCTGCTACGCATCTCAGCTTTCGGTCTCTTCACCTATTCGATATTTGGCGTCATCGCCGGCAGTTTGAAGGCGCTCGAAAGCGAACCGAATCTTCTAGTCATGACCACAAGCGCCGTCGCGGTATTCCAGGTGATCTTGCAATTACTCTTCATTGCCGATGTTTCACGTCGTCGCGTCCACTTGCCCGAGCATGATCGCAGCAAACCGGGCCGTCAAATCGTCACATTCCTGCTGATCTGCAATGTGGCTATGTTTGCTATTTACACATTTGAAGCTCAAAAAGTATTTGCCAATCCTGTAAGTAGCTAT GTTCAACTTGACTTCTACGGCTTTGTGCCATGGTCAATAATTCAACGCGTCACACTGCCACTCTGCATTTTCCATCGTTTCCACAGCGCCGTAGCACTGGCTGAGATCTGGAAGACAACGTACAAGGCACGTTTGGAGTAA
- the LOC105234191 gene encoding proton channel OtopLc isoform X4, with translation MQRCPYIHEMRERLLNEQPRESVPLQQMERANLLDNRQSADSNQVGTVVKLHADGYHTSPAHQRTPLVPRDLGEDFNLDFDDDFPIDARRPKNAKVCYSIKPNPNRSFLPAKITVHGTYQTNIITGPIELWTSLFIVTSLVYAIILIVVCIAYVISDVTTHRLPVLYYETFFTYLYGVSILFLLYVFCFLLQESSCCNGGSKPKPPPKEKKSKKKVPDPADSKDAKGSKDSGKSGKPSPYQDSQAEAEVAVTTKNVRKRKTTHSDPTHGSFFLRVGAIAFGLGGMIYIGLEFGSFFEIPFDSPCHHILIGVNPLLQMIFTFMQMYFIFMNARLNIHRFKVIARFGLMHVVATNICVWIRTLVKESLLEITLYHQRREPDPEASSIAKSIRQHALRHAGTVLRTHAGPNEEFEVLDGEDLLPANAYKTDNVLSKLVRKTVDGISKSLGMGAAAGANANAALTTLLTSTTKPLTSTTTTTTTTTTTQRPYFTTPSYQWQSTTMARKLKKFITSTTAATTTTLGTTPTTPSTTTMLASSPITTTTTTTTTTETPFRHHFEHSAFTTAAPSVATDYLTSSTHGAAADLASTTAESVSTNFGTGIASFFSNLVSSTPSTTVTTSTPSTTTENALNVMTNLLGPGMNNFQTYSEISHPESTGVVSFDSLESLDNIYPAALSSNIGTLNSTACGRVDIMGTIVYDSAPFLYPFIIEYSLIGAVVLYVMWKHIGRYPGRMNDEDLEHRLEVMLSRRAVAMAHQARSGRVDCVGSSKGLFFGLLLLVGALICLILFFVLVRHQQFSLLAIYLADASHCILMAFAVLAIIIGFIRVKNLKFRCEEQSNLNDILLRISAFGLFTYSIFGVIAGSLKALESEPNLLVMTTSAVAVFQVILQLLFIADVSRRRVHLPEHDRSKPGRQIVTFLLICNVAMFAIYTFEAQKVFANPVSSYVQLDFYGFVPWSIIQRVTLPLCIFHRFHSAVALAEIWKTTYKARLE, from the exons ggTTTGCTATTCAATAAAGCCAAATCCAAATCGAAGCTTTCTACCAGCTAAAATCACCGTGCATGGCACATATCAAACTAACATAATAACCGGACCAATTGAGCTATG GACATCGCTTTTCATCGTCACCAGTTTGGTGTATGCCATCATTTTGATTGTTGTCTGCATTGCCTATGTGATTAGCGATGTGACAACCCACCGTCTGCCCGTGCTCTACTATGAAACATTCTTTACGTACTTGTATGGCGTCAGCATACTCTTcctattgtatgtattttgctTCCTGCTGCAGG AGAGTTCCTGCTGTAATGGCGGCAGTAAACCGAAACCACCACCAAAGGAGAAAAAATCCAAGAAGAAAGTACCAGATCCAGCCGATTCGAAGGATGCGAAGGGTTCCAAGGATTCTGGCAAAAGCGGCAAACCGAGTCCATACCAG GATTCACAAGCTGAAGCCGAGGTCGCTGTCACCACAAAGAATGTACGCAAACGCAAGACAACACACAGTGATCCCACACACGGCAGCTTCTTCTTGCGTGTGGGCGCGATTG CCTTTGGTTTGGGCGGCATGATCTACATTGGACTGGAGTTTGGCTCTTTCTTCGAGATTCCTTTCGATTCACCGTGTCATCACATTTTGATTGGCGTAAATCCCTTGTTGCAGATGATATTCACCTTTATGCAGATGTACTTCATATTCATGAATGCCAGA CTCAATATCCATCGTTTCAAGGTGATTGCACGTTTTGGCCTCATGCATGTTGTGGCCACAAATATTTGCGTTTGGATACGTACGTTGGTCAAGGAATCACTACTCGAAATCACACTTTATCATCAACGTCGTGAACCCGATCCCGAAGCCTCGTCCATTGCCAAGTCCATACGTCAACACGCACTACGTCATGCTGGTACAGTTCTGCGCACCCACGCCGGTCCGAATGAGGAATTTGAGGTGCTGGACGGCGAGGATTTACTGCCCGCCAATGCCTACAAAACCGACAATGTACTCTCGAAATTGGTGCGCAAAACTGTTGATGGCATCTCCAAGTCGCTGGGCATGGGCGCTGCTGCCGGCGCTAATGCCAATGCAGCGCTCACCACGCTGCTCACATCCACCACCAAACCATTGACCtcaaccaccaccaccaccaccactaccACTACTACCCAACGTCCCTATTTCACCACACCATCGTATCAGTGGCAAAGCACTACTATGGCACGCAAGTTGAAGAAGTTTATCACGAGCACAACAGCTGCCACGACCACCACATTGGGCACAACGCCTACCACACCATCGACCACCACAATGCTGGCGAGCAGCCCTATTACCaccacgacaacaacaactacgacCACTGAGACACCCTTCCGACATCACTTTGAGCACTCGGCATTTACGACTGCTGCCCCAAGTGTCGCCACCGATTATCTGACGTCTTCTACACATGGCGCGGCAGCCGACTTAGCTTCAACCACCGCCGAATCGGTGTCCACCAATTTTGGTACGGGCATTGCTTCGTTCTTTAGTAATTTAGTTTCGTCCACGCCCAGCACCACGGTTACCACAAGCACACCCTCTACCACCACCGAGAATGCATTGAATGTAATGACTAATTTGTTGGGTCCTGGCATGAATAACTTCCAAACCTATTCGGAAATCTCGCACCCTGAATCGACTGGCGTTGTGAGCTTTGACAGTTTGGAGAGCCTCGATAATATCTATCCCGCCGCACTCTCCTCCAACATTGGCACATTGAATTCGACCGCTTGCGGACGTGTCGATATTATGGGTACTATTGTCTACGACTCAGCACCCTTCCTGTATCCCTTCATTATCGAATATTCGCTAATCGGTGCGGTTGTTTTGTATGTAATGTGGAAGCATATTGGCCGCTATCCGGGTCGCATGAACGATGAGGATTTGGAGCATCGTTTGGAAGTGATGTTGTCGCGTCGCGCTGTCGCAATGGCTCATCAGGCACGTTCGGGACGTGTCGATTGTGTGGGTTCGTCAAAAGGGTTATTCTTTggtctgttgttgttggtaggtGCTTTGATTTGCCTGATACTCTTCTTCGTCTTGGTGCGTCATCAGCAGTTCTCGCTGCTAGCAATTTACCTTGCCGACGCAAGTCATTGCATACTCATGGCCTTCGCCGTGCTCGCCATAATCATCGGTTTTATAAG AGTTAAAAATCTGAAATTCCGCTGCGAAGAGCAATCCAATCTCAATGACATTCTGCTACGCATCTCAGCTTTCGGTCTCTTCACCTATTCGATATTTGGCGTCATCGCCGGCAGTTTGAAGGCGCTCGAAAGCGAACCGAATCTTCTAGTCATGACCACAAGCGCCGTCGCGGTATTCCAGGTGATCTTGCAATTACTCTTCATTGCCGATGTTTCACGTCGTCGCGTCCACTTGCCCGAGCATGATCGCAGCAAACCGGGCCGTCAAATCGTCACATTCCTGCTGATCTGCAATGTGGCTATGTTTGCTATTTACACATTTGAAGCTCAAAAAGTATTTGCCAATCCTGTAAGTAGCTAT GTTCAACTTGACTTCTACGGCTTTGTGCCATGGTCAATAATTCAACGCGTCACACTGCCACTCTGCATTTTCCATCGTTTCCACAGCGCCGTAGCACTGGCTGAGATCTGGAAGACAACGTACAAGGCACGTTTGGAGTAA
- the LOC105234191 gene encoding proton channel OtopLc isoform X10: protein MGGGEVKVATVDVESGDNMATLPVSRSHTTGSNDSAEKNNAANKEMELKNVMPQPLQRTSLFIVTSLVYAIILIVVCIAYVISDVTTHRLPVLYYETFFTYLYGVSILFLLYVFCFLLQESSCCNGGSKPKPPPKEKKSKKKVPDPADSKDAKGSKDSGKSGKPSPYQDSQAEAEVAVTTKNVRKRKTTHSDPTHGSFFLRVGAIAFGLGGMIYIGLEFGSFFEIPFDSPCHHILIGVNPLLQMIFTFMQMYFIFMNARLNIHRFKVIARFGLMHVVATNICVWIRTLVKESLLEITLYHQRREPDPEASSIAKSIRQHALRHAGTVLRTHAGPNEEFEVLDGEDLLPANAYKTDNVLSKLVRKTVDGISKSLGMGAAAGANANAALTTLLTSTTKPLTSTTTTTTTTTTTQRPYFTTPSYQWQSTTMARKLKKFITSTTAATTTTLGTTPTTPSTTTMLASSPITTTTTTTTTTETPFRHHFEHSAFTTAAPSVATDYLTSSTHGAAADLASTTAESVSTNFGTGIASFFSNLVSSTPSTTVTTSTPSTTTENALNVMTNLLGPGMNNFQTYSEISHPESTGVVSFDSLESLDNIYPAALSSNIGTLNSTACGRVDIMGTIVYDSAPFLYPFIIEYSLIGAVVLYVMWKHIGRYPGRMNDEDLEHRLEVMLSRRAVAMAHQARSGRVDCVGSSKGLFFGLLLLVGALICLILFFVLVRHQQFSLLAIYLADASHCILMAFAVLAIIIGFIRVKNLKFRCEEQSNLNDILLRISAFGLFTYSIFGVIAGSLKALESEPNLLVMTTSAVAVFQVILQLLFIADVSRRRVHLPEHDRSKPGRQIVTFLLICNVAMFAIYTFEAQKVFANPVQLDFYGFVPWSIIQRVTLPLCIFHRFHSAVALAEIWKTTYKARLE from the exons ATGGGTGGCGGCGAAGTCAAAGTCGCTACTGTGGATGTGGAGAGCGGCGATAATATGGCCACACTTCCGGTGTCACGCTCGCACACAACCGGCAGCAATGACAGCGCCGAGAAGAATAATGCAGCCAACAAGGAAATGGAATTAAAGAACGTTATGCCGCAGCCATTGCAAAG GACATCGCTTTTCATCGTCACCAGTTTGGTGTATGCCATCATTTTGATTGTTGTCTGCATTGCCTATGTGATTAGCGATGTGACAACCCACCGTCTGCCCGTGCTCTACTATGAAACATTCTTTACGTACTTGTATGGCGTCAGCATACTCTTcctattgtatgtattttgctTCCTGCTGCAGG AGAGTTCCTGCTGTAATGGCGGCAGTAAACCGAAACCACCACCAAAGGAGAAAAAATCCAAGAAGAAAGTACCAGATCCAGCCGATTCGAAGGATGCGAAGGGTTCCAAGGATTCTGGCAAAAGCGGCAAACCGAGTCCATACCAG GATTCACAAGCTGAAGCCGAGGTCGCTGTCACCACAAAGAATGTACGCAAACGCAAGACAACACACAGTGATCCCACACACGGCAGCTTCTTCTTGCGTGTGGGCGCGATTG CCTTTGGTTTGGGCGGCATGATCTACATTGGACTGGAGTTTGGCTCTTTCTTCGAGATTCCTTTCGATTCACCGTGTCATCACATTTTGATTGGCGTAAATCCCTTGTTGCAGATGATATTCACCTTTATGCAGATGTACTTCATATTCATGAATGCCAGA CTCAATATCCATCGTTTCAAGGTGATTGCACGTTTTGGCCTCATGCATGTTGTGGCCACAAATATTTGCGTTTGGATACGTACGTTGGTCAAGGAATCACTACTCGAAATCACACTTTATCATCAACGTCGTGAACCCGATCCCGAAGCCTCGTCCATTGCCAAGTCCATACGTCAACACGCACTACGTCATGCTGGTACAGTTCTGCGCACCCACGCCGGTCCGAATGAGGAATTTGAGGTGCTGGACGGCGAGGATTTACTGCCCGCCAATGCCTACAAAACCGACAATGTACTCTCGAAATTGGTGCGCAAAACTGTTGATGGCATCTCCAAGTCGCTGGGCATGGGCGCTGCTGCCGGCGCTAATGCCAATGCAGCGCTCACCACGCTGCTCACATCCACCACCAAACCATTGACCtcaaccaccaccaccaccaccactaccACTACTACCCAACGTCCCTATTTCACCACACCATCGTATCAGTGGCAAAGCACTACTATGGCACGCAAGTTGAAGAAGTTTATCACGAGCACAACAGCTGCCACGACCACCACATTGGGCACAACGCCTACCACACCATCGACCACCACAATGCTGGCGAGCAGCCCTATTACCaccacgacaacaacaactacgacCACTGAGACACCCTTCCGACATCACTTTGAGCACTCGGCATTTACGACTGCTGCCCCAAGTGTCGCCACCGATTATCTGACGTCTTCTACACATGGCGCGGCAGCCGACTTAGCTTCAACCACCGCCGAATCGGTGTCCACCAATTTTGGTACGGGCATTGCTTCGTTCTTTAGTAATTTAGTTTCGTCCACGCCCAGCACCACGGTTACCACAAGCACACCCTCTACCACCACCGAGAATGCATTGAATGTAATGACTAATTTGTTGGGTCCTGGCATGAATAACTTCCAAACCTATTCGGAAATCTCGCACCCTGAATCGACTGGCGTTGTGAGCTTTGACAGTTTGGAGAGCCTCGATAATATCTATCCCGCCGCACTCTCCTCCAACATTGGCACATTGAATTCGACCGCTTGCGGACGTGTCGATATTATGGGTACTATTGTCTACGACTCAGCACCCTTCCTGTATCCCTTCATTATCGAATATTCGCTAATCGGTGCGGTTGTTTTGTATGTAATGTGGAAGCATATTGGCCGCTATCCGGGTCGCATGAACGATGAGGATTTGGAGCATCGTTTGGAAGTGATGTTGTCGCGTCGCGCTGTCGCAATGGCTCATCAGGCACGTTCGGGACGTGTCGATTGTGTGGGTTCGTCAAAAGGGTTATTCTTTggtctgttgttgttggtaggtGCTTTGATTTGCCTGATACTCTTCTTCGTCTTGGTGCGTCATCAGCAGTTCTCGCTGCTAGCAATTTACCTTGCCGACGCAAGTCATTGCATACTCATGGCCTTCGCCGTGCTCGCCATAATCATCGGTTTTATAAG AGTTAAAAATCTGAAATTCCGCTGCGAAGAGCAATCCAATCTCAATGACATTCTGCTACGCATCTCAGCTTTCGGTCTCTTCACCTATTCGATATTTGGCGTCATCGCCGGCAGTTTGAAGGCGCTCGAAAGCGAACCGAATCTTCTAGTCATGACCACAAGCGCCGTCGCGGTATTCCAGGTGATCTTGCAATTACTCTTCATTGCCGATGTTTCACGTCGTCGCGTCCACTTGCCCGAGCATGATCGCAGCAAACCGGGCCGTCAAATCGTCACATTCCTGCTGATCTGCAATGTGGCTATGTTTGCTATTTACACATTTGAAGCTCAAAAAGTATTTGCCAATCCT GTTCAACTTGACTTCTACGGCTTTGTGCCATGGTCAATAATTCAACGCGTCACACTGCCACTCTGCATTTTCCATCGTTTCCACAGCGCCGTAGCACTGGCTGAGATCTGGAAGACAACGTACAAGGCACGTTTGGAGTAA
- the LOC105234191 gene encoding proton channel OtopLc isoform X2: MQRCPYIHEMRERLLNEQPRESVPLQQMERANLLDNRQSADSNQVGTVVKLHADGYHTSPAHQRTPLVPRDLGEDFNLDFDDDFPIDARRPKNAKVCYSIKPNPNRSFLPAKITVHGTYQTNIITGPIELWTSLFIVTSLVYAIILIVVCIAYVISDVTTHRLPVLYYETFFTYLYGVSILFLLYVFCFLLQESSCCNGGSKPKPPPKEKKSKKKVPDPADSKDAKGSKDSGKSGKPSPYQERYPVKKRDLVRQSLSLQDSQAEAEVAVTTKNVRKRKTTHSDPTHGSFFLRVGAIAFGLGGMIYIGLEFGSFFEIPFDSPCHHILIGVNPLLQMIFTFMQMYFIFMNARLNIHRFKVIARFGLMHVVATNICVWIRTLVKESLLEITLYHQRREPDPEASSIAKSIRQHALRHAGTVLRTHAGPNEEFEVLDGEDLLPANAYKTDNVLSKLVRKTVDGISKSLGMGAAAGANANAALTTLLTSTTKPLTSTTTTTTTTTTTQRPYFTTPSYQWQSTTMARKLKKFITSTTAATTTTLGTTPTTPSTTTMLASSPITTTTTTTTTTETPFRHHFEHSAFTTAAPSVATDYLTSSTHGAAADLASTTAESVSTNFGTGIASFFSNLVSSTPSTTVTTSTPSTTTENALNVMTNLLGPGMNNFQTYSEISHPESTGVVSFDSLESLDNIYPAALSSNIGTLNSTACGRVDIMGTIVYDSAPFLYPFIIEYSLIGAVVLYVMWKHIGRYPGRMNDEDLEHRLEVMLSRRAVAMAHQARSGRVDCVGSSKGLFFGLLLLVGALICLILFFVLVRHQQFSLLAIYLADASHCILMAFAVLAIIIGFIRVKNLKFRCEEQSNLNDILLRISAFGLFTYSIFGVIAGSLKALESEPNLLVMTTSAVAVFQVILQLLFIADVSRRRVHLPEHDRSKPGRQIVTFLLICNVAMFAIYTFEAQKVFANPVQLDFYGFVPWSIIQRVTLPLCIFHRFHSAVALAEIWKTTYKARLE, from the exons ggTTTGCTATTCAATAAAGCCAAATCCAAATCGAAGCTTTCTACCAGCTAAAATCACCGTGCATGGCACATATCAAACTAACATAATAACCGGACCAATTGAGCTATG GACATCGCTTTTCATCGTCACCAGTTTGGTGTATGCCATCATTTTGATTGTTGTCTGCATTGCCTATGTGATTAGCGATGTGACAACCCACCGTCTGCCCGTGCTCTACTATGAAACATTCTTTACGTACTTGTATGGCGTCAGCATACTCTTcctattgtatgtattttgctTCCTGCTGCAGG AGAGTTCCTGCTGTAATGGCGGCAGTAAACCGAAACCACCACCAAAGGAGAAAAAATCCAAGAAGAAAGTACCAGATCCAGCCGATTCGAAGGATGCGAAGGGTTCCAAGGATTCTGGCAAAAGCGGCAAACCGAGTCCATACCAG GAGCGCTATCCGGTTAAGAAACGTGATCTGGTGCGCCAGTCCTTGTCGCTACAG GATTCACAAGCTGAAGCCGAGGTCGCTGTCACCACAAAGAATGTACGCAAACGCAAGACAACACACAGTGATCCCACACACGGCAGCTTCTTCTTGCGTGTGGGCGCGATTG CCTTTGGTTTGGGCGGCATGATCTACATTGGACTGGAGTTTGGCTCTTTCTTCGAGATTCCTTTCGATTCACCGTGTCATCACATTTTGATTGGCGTAAATCCCTTGTTGCAGATGATATTCACCTTTATGCAGATGTACTTCATATTCATGAATGCCAGA CTCAATATCCATCGTTTCAAGGTGATTGCACGTTTTGGCCTCATGCATGTTGTGGCCACAAATATTTGCGTTTGGATACGTACGTTGGTCAAGGAATCACTACTCGAAATCACACTTTATCATCAACGTCGTGAACCCGATCCCGAAGCCTCGTCCATTGCCAAGTCCATACGTCAACACGCACTACGTCATGCTGGTACAGTTCTGCGCACCCACGCCGGTCCGAATGAGGAATTTGAGGTGCTGGACGGCGAGGATTTACTGCCCGCCAATGCCTACAAAACCGACAATGTACTCTCGAAATTGGTGCGCAAAACTGTTGATGGCATCTCCAAGTCGCTGGGCATGGGCGCTGCTGCCGGCGCTAATGCCAATGCAGCGCTCACCACGCTGCTCACATCCACCACCAAACCATTGACCtcaaccaccaccaccaccaccactaccACTACTACCCAACGTCCCTATTTCACCACACCATCGTATCAGTGGCAAAGCACTACTATGGCACGCAAGTTGAAGAAGTTTATCACGAGCACAACAGCTGCCACGACCACCACATTGGGCACAACGCCTACCACACCATCGACCACCACAATGCTGGCGAGCAGCCCTATTACCaccacgacaacaacaactacgacCACTGAGACACCCTTCCGACATCACTTTGAGCACTCGGCATTTACGACTGCTGCCCCAAGTGTCGCCACCGATTATCTGACGTCTTCTACACATGGCGCGGCAGCCGACTTAGCTTCAACCACCGCCGAATCGGTGTCCACCAATTTTGGTACGGGCATTGCTTCGTTCTTTAGTAATTTAGTTTCGTCCACGCCCAGCACCACGGTTACCACAAGCACACCCTCTACCACCACCGAGAATGCATTGAATGTAATGACTAATTTGTTGGGTCCTGGCATGAATAACTTCCAAACCTATTCGGAAATCTCGCACCCTGAATCGACTGGCGTTGTGAGCTTTGACAGTTTGGAGAGCCTCGATAATATCTATCCCGCCGCACTCTCCTCCAACATTGGCACATTGAATTCGACCGCTTGCGGACGTGTCGATATTATGGGTACTATTGTCTACGACTCAGCACCCTTCCTGTATCCCTTCATTATCGAATATTCGCTAATCGGTGCGGTTGTTTTGTATGTAATGTGGAAGCATATTGGCCGCTATCCGGGTCGCATGAACGATGAGGATTTGGAGCATCGTTTGGAAGTGATGTTGTCGCGTCGCGCTGTCGCAATGGCTCATCAGGCACGTTCGGGACGTGTCGATTGTGTGGGTTCGTCAAAAGGGTTATTCTTTggtctgttgttgttggtaggtGCTTTGATTTGCCTGATACTCTTCTTCGTCTTGGTGCGTCATCAGCAGTTCTCGCTGCTAGCAATTTACCTTGCCGACGCAAGTCATTGCATACTCATGGCCTTCGCCGTGCTCGCCATAATCATCGGTTTTATAAG AGTTAAAAATCTGAAATTCCGCTGCGAAGAGCAATCCAATCTCAATGACATTCTGCTACGCATCTCAGCTTTCGGTCTCTTCACCTATTCGATATTTGGCGTCATCGCCGGCAGTTTGAAGGCGCTCGAAAGCGAACCGAATCTTCTAGTCATGACCACAAGCGCCGTCGCGGTATTCCAGGTGATCTTGCAATTACTCTTCATTGCCGATGTTTCACGTCGTCGCGTCCACTTGCCCGAGCATGATCGCAGCAAACCGGGCCGTCAAATCGTCACATTCCTGCTGATCTGCAATGTGGCTATGTTTGCTATTTACACATTTGAAGCTCAAAAAGTATTTGCCAATCCT GTTCAACTTGACTTCTACGGCTTTGTGCCATGGTCAATAATTCAACGCGTCACACTGCCACTCTGCATTTTCCATCGTTTCCACAGCGCCGTAGCACTGGCTGAGATCTGGAAGACAACGTACAAGGCACGTTTGGAGTAA